The Candida dubliniensis CD36 chromosome 2, complete sequence genome contains a region encoding:
- a CDS encoding conserved hypothetical protein (spliced gene) has translation MSKETPKLINNALKITSKLVESDTNISTIDLNLLENLNTNQSLNYIKLEKNMNEIEANAKHLQILNSEFTGYTQELLQIENKVAILEDIISELDNWTRELENIK, from the exons ATGTCAAAGGAAACCcctaaattgattaataatgCCTTGAAAATAACGTCAAAATTGGTTGAATCTGATACAAacatttcaacaattgatttgaatttgttggAAAACTTGAACACTAATCAATCGttgaattatataaaaCTAGAGAAAAACATGAACGAGATTGAAGCAAATGCCAAACATTTGCAGATTTTGA ATTCCGAATTCACAGGTTATACTCAGGAGCTCctacaaattgaaaataaagttGCCATACTAGAAGATATAATAAGTGAATTAGATAATTGGACAAGGGAATTGGAAAACATCAAGTAG
- a CDS encoding mitochondrial 54S ribosomal protein YmL47 (Similar to S. cerevisiae MRPL16) produces MFNQFKSTTVFNSIFGSFRRFKHEYAPRFKEVEKAQKGRVSVRTGGSIKGNSLEFGKIGLRLKSQGIRMHANQLQAADKVLRRELRPTKSKLYTRFVCDLAVCIKGNQTRMGKGKGAFDHWATRMPTGKVLFEIDGPIHDKVARDALRKAADKLPGLYEIITPESKVRVSLTHLIDKPEPVDYVEKLNAKPTKKWANVQAYHTDPMYKQYSGR; encoded by the coding sequence ATGTTCAACCAATTCAAATCGACCACAGTGTTTAATAGCATATTTGGGTCTTTTAGAAGATTCAAGCATGAATATGCTCCTAGATTTAAAGAAGTGGAAAAGGCCCAAAAGGGAAGGGTGTCAGTTAGAACTGGTGGTTCAATTAAAGGAAATTCATTAGAATTTGGCAAAATAGGATTGAGATTAAAATCCCAAGGTATCAGAATGCATGCTAATCAACTTCAGGCAGCTGATAAAGTTTTAAGAAGAGAATTAAGACCCACCAAATCGAAATTATATACAAGATTTGTGTGTGACTTGGCTGTGTGCATCAAGGGTAACCAAACAAGAATGGGTAAAGGTAAAGGTGCGTTTGACCACTGGGCAACTAGAATGCCAACAGGTAAAGTTTTGTTCGAAATCGATGGACCAATACATGACAAGGTGGCTAGAGATGCATTGAGAAAAGCTGCTGATAAATTACCCGGGTTGTACGAAATTATTACACCGGAATCTAAAGTTAGAGTGAGTTTGACTCACTTGATTGATAAACCAGAACCAGTGGATTATGTCGAAAAACTTAATGCCAAACCCACAAAGAAATGGGCAAATGTCCAGGCATATCACACTGATCCAATGTATAAACAATACAGTGGAAGATGA
- the HGT8 gene encoding hexose transporter, putative (11 probable transmembrane helices predicted for ZZZ0940 by TMHMM2.0 at aa 43-62, 93-115, 125-144, 151-173, 183-205, 218-235, 340-362, 369-391, 411-433, 446-468 and 473-495) gives MSSTNSTENHAVEEKYEDQQQQQQQQQQQQQKDALANKPLKEYIGISIMCVLIAFGGFVFGFDTGTISGFINMPDFLQRFGGTRADGTLYFSNVRTGLLIGLFNVGCALGALFLSKMGDMYGRRVGIMGAMIIYIVGIIVQIASQHAWYQVMIGRIITGLAVGTLSVLCPLFISEVSPKHLRGTLVCCFQLMITLGIFLGYCTTYGTKTYSDSRQWRIPLGLCFAWALCLVAGMLRMPESPRYLIGNDRIDDARISLARTNKVSPEDPALYRELQLLQAGVERERLAGSASWKSLITGKPRIFERVFVGAMLQSLQQLTGDNYFFYYSTTIFKSVGLNDSFQTSIIIGVINFASTFVGIYAIEKLGRRHCLLIGSVAMSICFLIYSLIGTQHLYIDQPGGPSRKPDGNAMIFITALYVFFFASTWAGGVYSIMSELYPLKVRSKAMGIASACNWLWGFLISFFTSFITDAIHFYYGFVFMGCLVFSIFFVYFMVYETKGLTLEEIDELYSTKVVPWKSAGWVPPSEEEMATSTGYAGDAKPTEEHV, from the coding sequence atgtCCTCAACTAACTCAACAGAAAACCATGCTGTGGAGGAGAAGTATGaagatcaacaacaacaacaacagcaacagcaacagcaacagcaaaaaGATGCTTTAGCCAACAAGCCATTGAAGGAATATATTGGTATCAGTATAATGTGTGTGCTTATTGCCTTTGgtggttttgtttttggcTTTGACACTGGTACCATTTCTGGTTTCATTAACATGCCTGACTTTTTACAAAGATTCGGTGGTACTAGAGCTGATGGTACTCTTTATTTTTCTAATGTTAGAACTGGTTTATTAATTGGTTTGTTTAATGTAGGTTGCGCCCTCGGTGCTTTGTTTTTGTCCAAGATGGGTGATATGTACGGTAGAAGAGTTGGGATTATGGGAGCaatgattatttatattgttgGTATCATTGTCCAAATTGCTTCCCAGCATGCTTGGTATCAAGTTATGATTGGTAGAATTATCACTGGTCTTGCTGTTGGTACATTGAGTGTCTTATGTCCATTGTTTATTTCAGAAGTCTCCCCAAAACATTTGAGAGGTACTTTGGTGTGCTGTTTCCAATTGATGATTACTTTAGGTATCTTTTTGGGTTATTGTACTACCTATGGTACTAAAACTTATTCAGACTCTAGACAATGGAGAATTCCATTAGGTTTATGTTTTGCCTGGGCTTTGTGTTTGGTCGCTGGTATGCTTAGAATGCCAGAATCGCCTCGTTATCTCATTGGTAATGATAGAATTGATGATGCCAGGATTTCGCTCGCTAGAACTAATAAAGTTTCTCCAGAAGACCCAGCATTATACCGTGAACTTCAATTACTTCAGGCCGGTGTTGAGAGAGAAAGATTGGCTGGTTCTGCATCATGGAAATCGTTGATAACCGGTAAACCAAGAATTTTCGAAAGAGTGTTTGTGGGTGCCATGTTGCAATCATTGCAACAATTGACTGGTGATAACTACTTTTTCTATTACAGTACCACCATTTTTAAATCTGTTGGTTTAAATGATTCTTTCCAAacttctattattattggtgttATTAACTTTGCTTCTACTTTTGTGGGAATTTATGCGATTGAGAAATTAGGTAGAAGACATTGTTTATTAATCGGTTCTGTTGCTATGtccatttgttttttgatTTACTCATTGATTGGTACACAGCACCTTTATATTGATCAACCAGGTGGTCCAAGTAGAAAACCAGATGGTAACGCTATGATTTTTATCACTGCACTTTACGTGTTTTTCTTTGCTTCTACATGGGCTGGTGGTGTATATTCTATCATGTCTGAACTTTATCCATTGAAAGTCAGAAGTAAAGCTATGGGTATAGCTAGTGCATGTAACTGGTTATGGGGtttcttgatttctttctttactTCATTTATTACTGATGCCATCCACTTCTACTATGGTTTTGTGTTTATGGGCTGTTTAGTGTTTTCCATTTTCTTTGTCTACTTTATGGTTTACGAAACTAAAGGTCTTACCttggaagaaattgatgaattgtaCTCAACCAAAGTTGTCCCATGGAAATCAGCTGGTTGGGTTCCGCCTTCAGAGGAAGAAATGGCAACTTCTACTGGTTATGCTGGTGACGCCAAACCAACAGAAGAACACGTTTAA
- the HGT6 gene encoding hexose transporter, putative (HMMPfam hit to PF07690, Major Facilitator Superfamily, score 7.3e-27;~11 probable transmembrane helices predicted for ZZZ0960 by TMHMM2.0 at aa 50-69, 100-122, 132-151, 158-180, 190-212, 225-242, 347-369, 376-398, 418-440, 453-475 and 480-502) produces the protein MSLDNSTENRDLEEKEEIPKNEQNEQNEQNEQNENNEHIPTLEDKPLKEYIGISILCFLIAFGGFVFGFDTGTISGFINMSDFLTRFGGTRADGSLYFSNVRTGLLIGLFNVGCAIGALFLSKIGDMYGRRIGIMSAMIIYIVGIIVQIASQHAWYQVMIGRIITGLAVGMLSVLCPLFISEVSPKHLRGTLVYCFQLMITLGIFLGYCTSYGTKKYSDSRQWRVPLGLCFAWALCLLGGMVRMPESPRYLVGQDKIDDAKISLAKTNKVSPEDPALHRELQLIQAGVERERLAGKASWGALITGKPRILERVIVGGMLQSLQQLTGDNYFFYYSTTIFKSVGLNDSFQTSIIIGVINFASTFVGIYAIERLGRRLCLLTGSVAMAICFLIYSLIGTQHLYIDQPGGPSRKPDGNAMIFITALYVFFFASTWAGGVYSIISELYPLKVRSKAMGFANACNWLWGFLISFFTSFITESIHFYYGFVFMGCLVFSIFFVYFMVYETKGLTLEEIDELYSTKVVPWKSAGWIPPSDEEMVHAKGYTGDIHGDEEQV, from the coding sequence ATGTCATTAGATAATTCAACAGAAAACCGTGATTTGgaagaaaaggaagaaaTTCCAAAGAACGAACAAAACGAACAAAACGAACAAAACGAACAAAACGAGAACAATGAGCATATACCTACTTTGGAAGACAAACCATTGAAGGAATATATTGGTATCAGTATATTGTGTTTCCTTATTGCCTTTGGTGGTTTTGTTTTCGGTTTTGATACTGGTACCATTTCTGGTTTTATTAATATGTCTGACTTTTTAACAAGATTCGGTGGTACTAGAGCTGATGGTAGTCTTTACTTTTCTAATGTTAGAACTGGTTTATTGATCGGTTTATTCAATGTAGGTTGTGCTATCGGTGCATTATTCTTATCCAAAATCGGTGATATGTACGGTAGAAGAATTGGTATCATGTCTGCTATGATCATTTATATTGTTGGTattattgttcaaattgCTTCTCAACATGCTTGGTACCAAGTCATGATTGGTAGAATTATCACTGGTCTTGCCGTTGGTATGTTATCGGTTTTGTGTCCATTGTTTATCTCAGAGGTTTCTCCAAAACATTTACGAGGTACATTAGTTTATTGTTTCCAATTGATGATTACTTTAGGTATCTTTTTGGGTTACTGTACCAGTTACGGTACTAAGAAATACTCCGACTCCAGACAATGGAGAGTCCCATTAGGTTTATGTTTTGCTTGGGCTTTGTGTTTGCTTGGTGGTATGGTCAGAATGCCAGAATCTCCACGTTACCTTGTTGGTCaagataaaattgatgatgctAAGATTTCACTTGCCAAAACTAACAAAGTCTCTCCAGAAGACCCAGCATTACACCGTGaacttcaattaattcaagcCGGTgttgaaagagaaagattAGCTGGTAAGGCATCTTGGGGTGCTTTAATCACTGGTAAACCAAGAATCCTTGAAAGAGTCATTGTTGGAGGTATGTTGCAATCATTGCAACAATTGACTGGTGATAACTACTTTTTCTATTACAGTACCACCATTTTTAAATCTGTTGGTTTAAATGATTCTTTCCAAACTTCTATCATTATTGGTGTTATTAACTTTGCTTCTACTTTTGTTGGTATCTATGCTATTGAAAGATTGGGTAGAAGACTTTGTTTGTTGACTGGTTCTGTTGCCATGGCTATTTGTTTCTTAATCTACTCGTTGATTGGTACTCAACATCTTTATATTGATCAACCTGGTGGTCCAAGTAGAAAACCAGATGGTAACGCTATGATTTTCATTACCGCACTTTATGTGTTCTTCTTTGCTTCCACATGGGCTGGTGGTGTTTACTCCATTATTTCCGAGCTTTATCCATTGAAAGTCAGAAGTAAGGCTATGGGTTTTGCTAACGCATGTAACTGGTTATGGGGTTTCTTGATTTCCTTCTTCACCTCCTTCATCACCGAATCAATTCACTTCTACTACGGTTTCGTCTTTATGGGATGTTTAGTTTTCTCCATTTTCTTTGTCTACTTTATGGTTTACGAGACTAAAGGTCTTACCttggaagaaattgatgaattgtaCTCAACCAAAGTTGTCCCATGGAAATCAGCTGGTTGGATTCCACCTTCTGACGAAGAGATGGTTCATGCAAAGGGCTATACTGGTGATATTCACGGAGATGAAGAACAAGTTTAA